A genome region from Pleurocapsa minor HA4230-MV1 includes the following:
- a CDS encoding photosystem II biogenesis protein Psp29 — protein sequence MKTVSDSKRAFHSAYPRPINSIYRRVIEELLVEMHLLSVNSDFKPDPIYYLGIVTSFERLMEGYQPESDRVKIFDALCISTNGDPQNYKSQAGTLLSLTKDKSIDDLVEWFGNPTAENDAGYIIEPIRAIASNDNFKYSRLFAIGIYTLLEECDRSVAQDQEKCNATVDKIAENLHISSEKMKKDLDIYRGSLEKMEQLLKVIEDVLEASRKQREKREQEKLAKLDKTEPKAENPETESATAE from the coding sequence ATGAAAACTGTTTCCGATAGTAAAAGGGCATTCCATAGTGCTTATCCTCGACCAATCAACTCTATCTACCGTCGAGTGATCGAAGAATTGCTAGTAGAGATGCATTTGCTGTCAGTAAACTCTGATTTTAAACCCGATCCGATTTATTACTTGGGAATTGTCACTTCTTTTGAGCGTTTAATGGAGGGTTATCAGCCAGAGTCAGATCGGGTAAAAATTTTTGATGCTCTTTGTATTTCTACCAATGGCGATCCTCAGAATTATAAGTCTCAAGCGGGGACTCTGTTATCTTTAACCAAGGATAAATCAATAGATGATCTAGTGGAGTGGTTTGGCAACCCCACCGCCGAAAATGATGCTGGTTATATTATTGAACCAATTAGGGCGATCGCCAGTAATGATAATTTTAAGTATAGTCGCCTATTTGCCATTGGTATTTATACTTTATTAGAAGAATGCGATCGCTCAGTAGCCCAAGATCAGGAGAAATGTAACGCGACTGTAGATAAAATCGCTGAAAATCTTCATATATCCAGCGAGAAAATGAAGAAGGATCTCGATATCTATCGTGGCAGCCTAGAGAAAATGGAGCAGCTACTTAAAGTGATTGAAGACGTTCTAGAGGCTAGTCGTAAGCAGAGAGAGAAAAGAGAACAGGAAAAACTCGCCAAGCTAGATAAAACCGAGCCGAAAGCCGAAAATCCTGAAACTGAATCAGCAACCGCAGAATAG
- a CDS encoding GAF domain-containing protein — protein sequence MSSSPSSLVFKRNVDCHVWQQLAELWLDMASKEETQLFKEDTLTNLLKNETKKYVLEQSETERFFLLITPSFNAFLHQEKKLAATTYQVSLIFDPTVIIDKLIQFAYKQKWNINVIERLRLNLMAKLTQNRDNSADFILKAVKLLTNSAEQTERNHNQYSSPQMENLLHYQVEQEKIFEQIKIQIAQNLNLPEIIQTAINRSCNFLKSDRLLVYQLGVTLKSDQTNIKPIKTVDTITYEARSSEDIISTLYLQEEGYWGQNSGCRKKYRQGFGLVINDLTAGSNLDPCLQSLMTKLQVRAKIVTPINVRGKLWGLIIAHQCEPRVWQHQDVQFLRQTAEYLALAIFNHQSYQQLQQQKKLLEKQVATQSQQLKDALIAAEAASKSKHDFLGSMSHELRTPLTCVIGLSSTLLQWSSTKQKIHLSPEKQQEYLHLIQQSGKHLLSLINNILEFSDVESGKHLLEIKQVSLPEVVKHTLHLLQESAEAKNIKLRSEIEIEPEKTSFLADEIRLKEILFHILSNGIKFTPEGGEVILRVWREQHQVIFQIEDTGIGIAPDEIPLLFEKFKQIENVRQRVHGGTGLGLALSKKLVELHGGTIEIESALGEGSVFTVYLPEKEHPSHNLHSLAATTSTPNHMEAGSQTIVLVTEDEASATFICQLLNTIDYQVVWLTDSAMAVSQIELLQPRIVIIDQDCSMMDVGNIVNAIAHADLADYTRVSLLCDRFEHDEWQKFTKCGVDEYLLKSMNPTQIINKINSLSQKEERYNQLQDG from the coding sequence GTGTCGAGTTCCCCATCTTCATTAGTCTTTAAAAGAAATGTCGATTGTCATGTTTGGCAACAGCTTGCTGAACTTTGGTTAGATATGGCATCTAAAGAAGAAACTCAATTATTTAAAGAAGATACATTAACCAATCTATTAAAAAATGAAACAAAAAAATATGTTTTAGAACAATCAGAAACAGAGCGATTCTTTCTGTTAATAACACCAAGTTTTAATGCTTTTTTGCATCAAGAAAAAAAATTAGCTGCCACAACATATCAGGTTAGCTTAATTTTCGATCCTACAGTAATAATCGATAAATTAATTCAATTTGCCTACAAACAAAAGTGGAATATTAATGTTATTGAGAGGTTACGTTTAAATCTCATGGCTAAATTAACCCAAAATAGAGATAACTCCGCAGATTTTATCTTGAAAGCAGTTAAATTGCTAACGAACAGTGCAGAACAAACAGAGCGCAATCATAATCAGTACTCTAGTCCGCAAATGGAAAACTTACTTCATTACCAGGTAGAGCAAGAAAAAATCTTTGAACAGATTAAGATTCAAATCGCTCAAAACCTTAATTTACCAGAAATTATCCAAACTGCAATTAATCGTAGCTGCAATTTCTTAAAATCGGATCGGCTTTTAGTCTATCAGCTGGGTGTAACCCTAAAATCCGATCAAACGAACATTAAGCCAATTAAAACAGTAGATACAATTACTTATGAAGCTCGAAGTAGCGAAGACATTATCTCTACCCTGTATTTGCAGGAAGAAGGTTACTGGGGGCAAAACTCAGGCTGTAGAAAGAAATACCGTCAAGGATTTGGCTTGGTGATTAATGATCTTACAGCAGGTTCTAATCTAGATCCTTGTCTTCAGTCTTTGATGACCAAGTTACAGGTAAGAGCCAAAATAGTCACGCCGATTAACGTCAGAGGTAAATTGTGGGGGTTAATTATTGCCCATCAATGTGAGCCTAGAGTGTGGCAACATCAAGATGTACAGTTTCTGCGTCAGACGGCAGAATATTTAGCGCTCGCTATTTTTAACCATCAATCCTATCAACAGCTACAGCAGCAAAAGAAACTGCTGGAAAAACAGGTGGCAACTCAGTCTCAACAGCTAAAGGATGCCTTAATTGCCGCCGAAGCAGCTAGCAAATCGAAACATGATTTTTTGGGTAGCATGAGTCATGAATTACGGACTCCTCTAACCTGTGTGATTGGTTTATCTAGTACCCTGCTGCAATGGTCATCTACCAAACAAAAGATACACCTGTCGCCAGAAAAACAGCAAGAATATCTACATCTGATTCAGCAAAGTGGGAAACATCTGCTTTCTCTCATTAACAATATTTTGGAGTTTTCTGATGTGGAATCGGGTAAACATCTGCTAGAAATCAAGCAGGTATCGCTGCCTGAAGTAGTCAAACATACTCTACATTTATTACAAGAAAGTGCTGAGGCAAAAAATATTAAACTGAGGTCGGAAATTGAGATCGAGCCAGAAAAAACAAGTTTTTTGGCTGATGAAATTAGATTGAAAGAAATCCTCTTCCATATCCTGAGTAATGGGATTAAGTTTACTCCCGAGGGGGGCGAAGTAATACTTAGGGTGTGGCGGGAACAGCACCAGGTGATTTTTCAAATTGAAGATACGGGAATTGGCATTGCTCCAGACGAAATCCCGTTGCTATTCGAGAAATTTAAACAAATTGAAAACGTGCGCCAGCGAGTTCATGGCGGTACAGGTTTGGGACTTGCTTTAAGCAAAAAACTGGTGGAGCTACATGGCGGAACCATTGAGATCGAGTCAGCTTTGGGAGAGGGTTCAGTATTTACGGTTTATCTGCCTGAAAAAGAGCATCCTAGCCATAATTTACATTCTTTAGCAGCAACCACATCTACTCCTAATCATATGGAGGCAGGTTCACAAACAATTGTGCTGGTTACAGAGGATGAGGCTAGCGCGACTTTTATTTGTCAACTGCTAAACACTATCGATTATCAGGTGGTGTGGTTAACGGATTCGGCGATGGCGGTTAGTCAAATTGAATTGCTTCAACCCAGAATTGTCATTATCGATCAAGACTGTTCCATGATGGATGTCGGAAATATTGTCAATGCGATCGCCCATGCCGATCTTGCCGACTATACTAGGGTATCTCTACTTTGCGATCGCTTTGAACATGATGAATGGCAAAAATTTACCAAATGTGGGGTAGATGAATACCTACTCAAATCAATGAATCCGACTCAAATCATCAATAAAATTAATAGCCTGAGCCAAAAAGAGGAGCGTTATAACCAACTCCAAGATGGTTAA
- the cobN gene encoding cobaltochelatase subunit CobN, with protein MHKIAALPGGWNPTTEGVIFIEQSPAPIIFLTYADTDIQTLAAAQTLLDDNFPHLRVANLLNLQQQLSIDVYLETVVSQAKIVILRLLGGSTYWSYGFERIKEVAQQNNLALFILPGDNAPDLDLISHSTVSLTVVNQLWRYFIEGGTENYLNALQYISDICLQTNYYPNAPKSVPELGKYKWQSYLSNSVAFSHQLRPEINLELNKISAQNCCGILFYRSHYLAGNTTPIDHLCKSLATRNLDPLPIFIDSLRNVELQQQLLALLKETKVKLLLNTTSFSLAKIGESAQLEFWQQLNVPVLQVILSSSTESQWSTSPQGLMPRDVAMNVALPEVDGRIITRAISFKSVQTWNERLETNVVVYQPKSDRLDFVAESAANWIKLANTPVQERKVALILANYPNKDGRIANGVGLDTPASCIKILEALQQEGYTVIDLPITGDELIQRLTKGITNDPESRINRACYQSLSLEEYQQYWETLPEAVQQGISNRWGNVGANGHSPLQESPLQIDIPGIQLGNVFIGIQPSRGYDRDPSLNYHAPDLEPTHEYLAYYHWLRSSFGVQAIVHVGKHGNLEWLPGKSLALSANCYPEVALQTIPNIYPFIVNDPGEGSQAKRRSQAVIIDHLTPPLTRAELYGGLEKLEALIDEYYEAQSLDPTRLKIISDRITQLVQQEKLDEDLGIKPTDTKTLAQFLTVADGYLCELKEAQIRDGLHIFGQCPDGEQLRDLIIAIARSPSYGRLGLTQALAQDFGLDFDPLINIADQTWVGANIGVGANGRSPLQRMNDWQIDYLKQFQQCRNQGDAIAILEEIAMELVDRLIQGEPITYYPLPITSIQLQWIQQTLLPNLIKSDREIINLLRALDGKYIPSGASGAPTRGRPEVLPTGRNFYSVDIRGIPTETAWEVGSKAAEVLIERYTQENGEYPQSLAISIWGTSTMRTGGDDIAQVMALMGVRPVWDGISRRVVDFEILPSSILQRPRVDVTVRISGFFRDSFPNMIDLLNKVTQAVADLPETEDINPLGNHVRLEQQQLQAEGIDEATAKEKASYRIFGSKPGAYGAGMQGLIEAQNWQSDEDLARAYLNWSSYAYDGTGTGHAAPESFKSRLKQLQIVLHNQDNREHDLLDSDDYYQFQGGMTAAVRSLTGKNPEVYFGDNSQPSNPRVRKLTEEIARVYRSRVINPKWIKGVMRHGYKGAFEIAATVDYLFAYDATANCVADHMYEGVAQAYIFDRQVQEFMQTKNPWALRDMSERLLEAHQRGLWQNVDPQMIDDLKAIANQSEAVIEEI; from the coding sequence ATGCATAAAATCGCTGCCCTTCCTGGAGGCTGGAATCCTACCACCGAAGGAGTAATTTTTATCGAACAGTCACCTGCACCAATTATTTTTTTGACTTATGCTGATACAGATATTCAAACTCTTGCCGCTGCACAAACTCTTTTAGATGATAATTTTCCTCACCTGAGAGTTGCTAACTTATTGAATTTACAACAGCAGCTGAGTATAGATGTCTATCTAGAAACTGTAGTTTCCCAAGCAAAGATTGTCATCCTGCGTTTACTAGGTGGAAGTACTTATTGGTCTTATGGATTTGAAAGGATTAAAGAGGTTGCCCAACAAAACAATCTAGCTTTATTTATTTTACCTGGAGATAATGCTCCAGATCTAGATTTAATTAGCCATTCTACCGTTTCTCTAACTGTTGTCAATCAATTATGGCGGTATTTCATTGAAGGAGGAACAGAAAACTATCTTAATGCTTTGCAATATATTAGTGATATTTGCTTACAAACAAATTACTATCCTAATGCTCCCAAATCTGTTCCCGAATTAGGTAAATATAAATGGCAAAGTTATCTGAGTAATTCAGTTGCATTTAGTCATCAACTACGTCCAGAAATAAACTTGGAGCTTAATAAAATATCAGCGCAAAACTGTTGCGGAATATTATTTTATCGATCGCATTATTTAGCAGGAAATACTACACCAATAGATCATTTATGTAAATCTTTAGCCACTCGTAATTTAGATCCGCTGCCGATATTTATTGATTCGTTAAGAAATGTAGAATTACAGCAACAACTGTTAGCTTTACTTAAAGAAACAAAAGTTAAATTATTATTAAATACTACTAGTTTTTCCTTAGCAAAAATTGGCGAGTCGGCTCAGTTAGAATTTTGGCAGCAGTTAAATGTTCCTGTGCTTCAGGTGATTTTGAGTAGCAGTACCGAATCACAATGGTCAACTAGTCCTCAAGGATTAATGCCCAGGGATGTAGCGATGAATGTAGCACTACCTGAAGTGGATGGCAGGATTATTACTAGGGCAATTTCTTTTAAATCGGTACAAACGTGGAACGAGCGCCTGGAAACGAATGTAGTTGTCTATCAACCCAAAAGCGATCGCCTGGATTTTGTCGCCGAATCCGCAGCTAATTGGATTAAGCTGGCGAATACCCCAGTACAAGAGCGTAAAGTAGCTTTAATTCTCGCTAATTATCCCAATAAAGACGGGAGAATTGCCAACGGAGTCGGTTTAGATACCCCTGCAAGCTGTATTAAAATCCTGGAAGCCTTACAACAAGAGGGTTATACCGTTATAGATCTACCCATTACGGGAGATGAATTGATTCAACGCCTGACCAAGGGGATTACCAACGATCCAGAAAGCCGTATTAATCGAGCTTGTTATCAAAGTTTATCTCTAGAGGAATATCAACAGTACTGGGAAACATTACCTGAAGCAGTGCAGCAAGGTATCTCCAACCGATGGGGTAACGTAGGGGCGAATGGCCATTCGCCCTTACAAGAATCGCCCTTGCAAATTGATATTCCTGGGATTCAATTGGGTAATGTGTTTATCGGTATCCAACCGTCAAGAGGTTACGATCGCGATCCGAGTTTAAATTATCATGCGCCAGATCTTGAGCCTACTCACGAGTATTTAGCCTATTATCATTGGTTACGTAGTAGTTTTGGGGTACAGGCGATCGTTCATGTGGGAAAACATGGCAATTTAGAATGGCTACCAGGGAAAAGCTTGGCGCTTTCGGCTAACTGCTATCCAGAGGTCGCTTTGCAAACGATTCCTAATATCTATCCTTTTATTGTTAACGATCCAGGTGAAGGTTCCCAGGCAAAAAGGCGATCGCAAGCGGTAATTATCGACCACCTGACCCCACCCCTCACCCGCGCTGAACTTTATGGTGGTTTAGAAAAGTTAGAAGCTTTAATTGATGAATATTATGAAGCTCAAAGCTTAGATCCTACGAGGCTGAAGATCATTAGCGATCGCATTACGCAACTAGTGCAGCAGGAAAAACTAGACGAAGATCTTGGCATTAAGCCTACTGATACTAAGACTCTGGCACAATTTCTGACCGTTGCCGATGGCTATCTCTGTGAACTAAAAGAAGCTCAAATACGGGATGGTTTACATATCTTTGGTCAATGTCCTGATGGGGAACAACTACGGGATTTAATTATTGCGATCGCGCGTTCTCCTAGTTATGGTCGTCTTGGTCTGACTCAGGCTTTAGCCCAGGATTTTGGTTTGGATTTCGATCCGTTAATCAACATCGCCGATCAAACATGGGTAGGGGCAAATATTGGCGTAGGGGCGAACGGCCGTTCGCCCCTACAGAGGATGAATGATTGGCAGATTGATTACCTCAAACAATTCCAACAATGCCGTAATCAGGGAGATGCGATCGCTATTCTCGAAGAAATTGCCATGGAACTAGTTGATCGCTTAATCCAGGGTGAACCCATTACCTATTACCCATTACCTATCACCTCAATTCAACTCCAGTGGATTCAACAAACCCTGTTACCGAATTTAATTAAAAGCGATCGCGAAATTATTAATTTACTTAGAGCTTTAGACGGAAAATATATACCCAGTGGGGCATCGGGCGCGCCTACTAGGGGCAGACCAGAGGTATTACCCACAGGACGCAATTTTTATTCGGTAGATATTCGAGGAATTCCGACGGAAACTGCCTGGGAAGTGGGAAGCAAAGCAGCAGAAGTGTTAATTGAGCGCTATACCCAGGAAAATGGCGAATATCCCCAATCTTTAGCGATCTCGATCTGGGGAACTTCCACGATGCGTACTGGCGGGGATGATATTGCTCAAGTGATGGCGTTGATGGGAGTTAGACCAGTTTGGGATGGAATCTCTCGTCGGGTAGTGGATTTTGAGATATTACCTAGCTCAATTTTGCAGCGCCCCCGTGTGGATGTAACGGTTAGAATATCAGGCTTCTTCCGTGATTCTTTCCCCAATATGATTGACCTATTAAATAAAGTAACTCAAGCAGTTGCCGATTTACCCGAAACGGAAGATATTAATCCTTTGGGCAACCATGTACGCCTAGAGCAACAGCAACTACAAGCAGAGGGAATAGACGAGGCGACAGCAAAAGAAAAGGCTAGCTATCGCATCTTTGGTTCCAAACCAGGGGCTTATGGCGCGGGAATGCAAGGTTTAATTGAAGCGCAAAACTGGCAGAGTGATGAAGATCTGGCGAGGGCTTATCTTAACTGGAGTTCCTATGCTTATGACGGTACTGGAACAGGTCATGCTGCACCTGAATCGTTTAAAAGTCGCCTCAAGCAGCTACAGATCGTCTTACACAACCAAGATAACCGCGAACATGATTTGCTCGACTCTGATGATTACTATCAGTTTCAGGGAGGTATGACTGCTGCGGTGCGTAGTTTAACGGGTAAAAACCCCGAAGTCTATTTTGGTGATAATTCCCAGCCCAGTAATCCCAGAGTACGTAAGCTAACAGAAGAAATCGCTAGAGTATATCGATCGCGTGTAATTAATCCCAAATGGATTAAGGGAGTTATGCGTCATGGTTACAAAGGCGCATTTGAAATTGCAGCTACTGTAGATTATTTATTTGCCTATGATGCCACGGCTAATTGCGTTGCCGATCATATGTATGAAGGAGTAGCCCAAGCCTATATCTTTGATCGCCAAGTACAGGAATTTATGCAAACCAAAAACCCCTGGGCATTACGAGATATGTCCGAAAGACTCCTAGAAGCCCATCAACGAGGACTCTGGCAAAATGTCGATCCACAAATGATTGATGATCTAAAAGCGATCGCCAATCAATCAGAAGCAGTTATTGAAGAAATCTAG
- a CDS encoding Uma2 family endonuclease, which translates to MQVPTKTYYSPEEYLELETTAEYRSEYLDGQIIPMAGGKPNHNQLAINLTSAINYNLRKKPYRVFMSDLRLIIPDRSLYTYPDVMVAETPLIFAENRQDTITNPIAIAEILSDSTEKYDRGDKFRMYRTIPSFKEYILISQTAMQVEKFTKNNANQWVLSEYAGQNAKIVFNSFEFEISLDELYDRVDLD; encoded by the coding sequence ATGCAAGTTCCTACTAAAACCTATTATTCCCCAGAAGAATATTTAGAACTAGAAACTACTGCTGAATACAGAAGCGAATACCTTGATGGTCAAATAATACCAATGGCAGGCGGCAAACCAAATCATAATCAACTGGCAATTAATTTAACTAGCGCCATAAATTACAATTTACGCAAGAAGCCATATCGAGTTTTTATGAGCGATTTGCGTTTGATCATTCCCGATCGCTCTTTGTATACTTATCCCGATGTAATGGTAGCTGAAACTCCTTTAATATTTGCTGAAAATAGACAGGACACGATTACTAATCCTATTGCGATCGCCGAAATTCTCTCAGATTCTACGGAAAAATACGATCGCGGTGATAAATTTAGGATGTATCGCACTATTCCCAGTTTTAAAGAATATATTTTAATCAGTCAGACAGCGATGCAGGTGGAGAAATTTACCAAGAATAATGCTAATCAATGGGTATTGTCGGAATATGCAGGACAGAATGCCAAGATTGTCTTTAATTCCTTTGAGTTTGAGATTAGTTTAGATGAACTCTACGATCGCGTCGATTTGGATTAG
- a CDS encoding metallophosphoesterase, with protein MKRRDILRLAGLGGLGLVLSSHNLPVWGNTSKDVPQVSDSSFRFVALADVGTGNLGQLAIADVMNNYYQKHPFKLVLLAGDNIYDKGEIERVGATFGRPYRYLRQQEVPFYAVLGNHDIITNNGVDQVNYSAFNMQGRYYTFTQGIVQFFALDTNENADWSNQLSWLDQELAKSKATWKIVFGHHPLYSSGMHGSSPELIELLSPMFAKYSVRLYINGHDHNYERTEPIEGTTYLTCGAGATIRPVGESDWTAHSAARLSFATIDVKPNHLGIQGIGKDGEVFDFGKIINA; from the coding sequence TTGAAACGTCGTGACATATTGCGGTTAGCAGGTTTGGGAGGATTAGGTTTAGTTTTAAGCAGTCATAACCTACCTGTTTGGGGAAATACATCTAAGGATGTCCCTCAAGTATCTGATTCTTCATTTCGCTTTGTCGCTTTAGCAGATGTGGGAACGGGAAACCTTGGACAATTAGCGATCGCTGATGTGATGAATAACTATTATCAAAAACATCCTTTCAAGCTAGTATTACTGGCTGGAGATAATATTTACGACAAGGGAGAAATAGAAAGGGTTGGGGCAACCTTCGGTAGACCATATCGTTATCTTCGGCAACAAGAAGTTCCTTTCTATGCTGTTTTAGGCAACCACGACATAATAACTAACAATGGTGTAGATCAAGTCAATTATTCAGCATTTAATATGCAGGGTCGTTACTACACATTTACCCAAGGTATTGTGCAATTTTTTGCTCTTGATACCAATGAAAATGCTGACTGGTCAAATCAGCTTAGTTGGCTTGACCAAGAACTAGCCAAATCGAAGGCTACCTGGAAAATCGTTTTTGGACATCATCCCCTCTATTCCTCTGGTATGCATGGCAGTAGTCCTGAACTAATTGAGCTGCTATCACCTATGTTTGCCAAATATAGCGTTCGACTGTATATCAATGGTCATGACCACAACTATGAGCGTACCGAGCCGATTGAAGGAACAACATATTTAACCTGCGGTGCTGGGGCAACAATCCGTCCTGTAGGAGAGTCTGATTGGACTGCTCATTCAGCAGCAAGATTGAGTTTTGCCACCATCGATGTTAAGCCAAACCATTTAGGAATTCAAGGGATTGGTAAAGATGGAGAAGTATTTGATTTCGGTAAGATAATTAACGCCTAG
- a CDS encoding class I SAM-dependent methyltransferase, translating to MEIPMSYDPNVAGLKGVSETLLTTLYLRSLETKRQDGIIKDDHSVEIVKRINYNFAENNSQFSQALIAIRTEIIDELVKNFINQNPDATIVNLGTGLCTRFFRVDNGSINWFCIDLPEVKLVWDNLINKSERLHYLSYSALDFNWIQNVKEIASDKILIIAEGLLMYFSELEVKQLFNAIKHNFVQSEIIFDSLGIFLAQNSRLNSGKLNIDASYRWGIKNLKEIETWEEGIKLLDQWHYLDKHKNRLGLMGWLSYIPTIRRQVKIGHFQL from the coding sequence ATGGAAATACCTATGAGTTATGATCCAAATGTTGCAGGCTTAAAAGGAGTATCTGAAACTCTCTTGACAACACTTTATTTAAGAAGTCTAGAAACCAAAAGGCAAGACGGAATTATTAAAGATGATCATTCAGTTGAAATAGTAAAAAGAATTAATTATAATTTTGCCGAAAATAATTCTCAGTTTAGCCAAGCTCTTATTGCAATTAGAACTGAGATTATAGACGAGCTAGTCAAAAATTTTATCAATCAAAATCCTGATGCCACAATTGTCAATCTGGGAACAGGCTTATGTACTAGATTTTTTCGCGTAGATAATGGCTCAATTAATTGGTTTTGTATTGATTTACCAGAAGTCAAACTTGTTTGGGATAATTTAATTAATAAATCCGAACGACTTCACTATTTAAGTTATTCTGCTTTAGACTTTAACTGGATCCAAAATGTCAAAGAAATAGCCTCAGATAAAATACTAATTATTGCTGAAGGGTTGTTGATGTATTTTTCAGAACTGGAAGTAAAACAATTATTTAACGCTATTAAACATAACTTCGTTCAATCAGAAATAATATTTGATTCATTAGGCATATTTTTAGCCCAAAACAGCAGACTTAACTCAGGAAAACTAAACATAGATGCCTCCTACAGGTGGGGTATAAAAAATTTAAAGGAAATAGAAACCTGGGAGGAGGGAATTAAACTGCTCGATCAATGGCATTATCTTGACAAACATAAAAATCGCTTGGGATTAATGGGTTGGCTAAGTTATATTCCCACGATCAGACGTCAAGTAAAAATAGGTCACTTTCAATTGTAA
- the dmeF gene encoding CDF family Co(II)/Ni(II) efflux transporter DmeF codes for MHKDTLEQWQHDHDFSVNHDRAEKNTTTVMWLTAVTMVLEIGAGSFFGSMALLADGWHMATHVAAFGIAVFAYRYARRHAHNPRYTFGTGKVTILGGYTSAVVLGVTALTIAIESITRFVQPVTIQFNQAIVIAILGLLVNLVSAWLLQDDHHHDHHHHDHHHDHDRNLKAAYIHVVTDALTSILAIIALFAGKYLGWIWLDAAMGLVGAGVIFKWAYDLVRDSGAILLDGSIDKQTKLDIMTAIEADADNRITDLHVWYIGENRWSATISLITHFPRSPEYYKNLLQGIPFLTHILVEVNQCHGEPCATSKSNQL; via the coding sequence ATGCACAAGGATACATTGGAACAGTGGCAGCATGACCATGATTTTTCAGTCAATCACGATCGCGCTGAAAAAAATACCACGACAGTAATGTGGCTGACAGCCGTAACGATGGTGTTGGAAATTGGCGCGGGAAGTTTCTTCGGTTCAATGGCTTTGCTTGCTGACGGTTGGCACATGGCAACTCATGTAGCAGCGTTTGGGATTGCCGTGTTTGCTTACCGCTATGCTCGTCGTCATGCTCATAACCCTAGGTATACCTTTGGTACAGGAAAAGTCACTATTCTTGGTGGTTATACCAGTGCTGTTGTTTTAGGGGTAACGGCTTTGACTATTGCCATTGAATCAATAACTCGCTTTGTTCAACCTGTTACTATTCAATTTAATCAAGCGATCGTCATCGCTATTTTAGGTTTACTGGTAAATTTGGTCAGTGCTTGGTTGTTGCAAGACGATCATCACCATGACCATCATCATCATGACCATCATCATGACCACGATCGCAACCTCAAAGCTGCTTATATTCATGTGGTTACAGATGCATTAACTTCTATTTTGGCAATTATTGCTCTATTTGCTGGCAAGTATTTAGGCTGGATTTGGTTAGATGCAGCTATGGGATTAGTCGGTGCGGGAGTTATCTTTAAATGGGCTTACGATTTAGTTAGAGATAGTGGTGCTATTTTGCTCGATGGGTCGATTGATAAGCAGACGAAGTTAGATATCATGACGGCGATCGAAGCTGATGCTGATAATCGAATTACCGATCTGCACGTTTGGTATATCGGGGAAAATCGTTGGTCTGCGACTATTTCTCTAATTACCCATTTTCCGCGATCGCCCGAATATTATAAAAATTTGCTTCAGGGTATACCTTTTCTTACTCATATATTGGTAGAAGTTAATCAATGTCATGGGGAACCTTGTGCCACTTCAAAATCGAATCAGTTATAA